From a single Herbiconiux sp. SALV-R1 genomic region:
- a CDS encoding sugar kinase yields the protein MRRVATIGEALATLDVGRLDRPVEMGLAGAELNTAVGLARLGVPVSWVSRVADDAFGVRVVEALDREGIDAQHVLRAAGEKTGLIVTSRLDEHTVRSEHYRVGSAASRMSPATVDSSQRSRMLADASLLHLTGITPALGDGPRALVVELVALARTQGIAVSFDVNHRPQLVDADGMRAIVDEVIDAVDTLFCNEVEAELLTGESDPELALRALAARGPRVVVVKLGRRGAIALVEGRMLTTGVWPVALPTFPVGAGDSFNAAWIALHLEGVDPAIALPLSAWVAAQVVAHPGDHEGFPARTAFDAVRRDLESGATPAPALGGPADAGETAASITETEEVAR from the coding sequence GTGAGGCGAGTCGCGACGATCGGAGAGGCGCTCGCCACGCTCGACGTGGGCCGGCTCGACCGACCCGTCGAAATGGGGCTGGCGGGCGCCGAGCTCAACACGGCCGTCGGCCTGGCGCGCCTCGGCGTGCCGGTCTCGTGGGTCTCGAGGGTCGCCGACGACGCGTTCGGGGTGCGGGTCGTCGAAGCACTCGACCGCGAGGGCATCGACGCCCAGCACGTGCTGAGGGCCGCCGGCGAGAAGACGGGTCTCATCGTCACCAGCCGCCTCGACGAGCACACGGTGCGCAGCGAGCACTACCGCGTGGGGTCGGCAGCTTCCCGCATGTCACCCGCCACGGTCGACTCCAGCCAGCGTTCCCGGATGCTCGCCGACGCGTCACTCCTCCATCTCACCGGCATCACCCCCGCCCTCGGCGACGGCCCCCGCGCGCTCGTCGTCGAGCTCGTCGCGCTCGCCCGCACCCAGGGCATCGCCGTGTCGTTCGACGTGAACCACCGCCCGCAGCTCGTCGACGCCGACGGGATGCGCGCCATCGTCGACGAGGTCATCGACGCGGTCGACACCCTGTTCTGCAACGAGGTCGAGGCCGAGCTGCTCACCGGCGAGAGCGACCCCGAGCTCGCCCTGCGGGCGCTCGCCGCTCGCGGGCCGCGCGTCGTCGTGGTGAAGCTCGGGCGACGGGGTGCGATCGCTCTCGTCGAAGGACGGATGCTCACCACCGGCGTCTGGCCCGTCGCCCTCCCCACCTTCCCGGTGGGGGCAGGCGACTCGTTCAACGCCGCCTGGATCGCCCTGCACCTCGAAGGCGTCGACCCCGCCATCGCCCTGCCGCTGTCGGCGTGGGTGGCGGCGCAGGTGGTCGCGCATCCGGGAGACCACGAGGGGTTCCCCGCCCGCACTGCCTTCGACGCGGTGCGCCGCGACCTCGAGAGCGGCGCGACTCCCGCGCCCGCGCTCGGCGGCCCGGCCGACGCCGGCGAGACCGCCGCATCCATCACCGAGACAGAGGAGGTCGCGCGATGA
- a CDS encoding LacI family DNA-binding transcriptional regulator, translating to MAAPTIPEIAKELGLSNTTVADALRGTGRVATSTRERVKRYAESAGYRANRSARQLRTGSAEAVGLYIGSDVRNMPFYMPFTFGVMEELANRGLDTTLISHAPANSTAVQVGGLLVIDALPDDPVLESLLRSGVPLVSAGRLASADSPAISSISIDYPSTIKAAFDLLDAKGGHRPALLAPEPRDPLAWSEQIVATYHAVCSERGVRPLVLRLPSYATNERLREALDTVQADGSFDSLFFSWQDIADRSHALLLDRQGEVPTWATATLIDSRVDTHYPYDVLVNLDARRFGVSAAELLATVMERPEEAGSHLTHPAQVTSGS from the coding sequence GTGGCAGCGCCCACCATCCCTGAGATAGCGAAGGAGCTCGGTCTCAGCAACACCACCGTCGCCGATGCCTTGCGGGGCACGGGGCGCGTCGCAACGTCGACCCGCGAGCGGGTGAAGCGCTACGCGGAGTCGGCGGGCTATCGCGCCAACCGGTCGGCTCGGCAGCTGCGCACGGGCTCGGCTGAGGCGGTCGGCCTCTACATCGGATCCGACGTGCGGAACATGCCGTTCTACATGCCCTTCACCTTCGGTGTCATGGAAGAGCTGGCCAACCGCGGTCTCGACACGACCCTCATCTCCCACGCTCCGGCGAATTCGACGGCGGTGCAGGTGGGCGGGCTGCTCGTCATCGACGCCCTTCCCGACGACCCCGTGCTCGAGAGCCTGCTGCGGTCGGGTGTTCCGCTGGTGTCGGCCGGCCGCCTGGCGAGTGCCGACAGCCCAGCGATCTCGTCGATCTCGATCGACTACCCCTCCACCATCAAGGCGGCATTCGATCTGCTCGACGCCAAGGGCGGACACCGCCCGGCGCTTCTGGCTCCCGAACCCCGCGACCCTCTGGCCTGGTCCGAGCAGATCGTCGCGACCTACCACGCGGTGTGCTCCGAGCGCGGTGTGCGGCCCCTGGTGCTCAGGCTCCCCTCCTACGCGACGAATGAACGACTCCGAGAGGCTCTCGACACCGTTCAGGCCGATGGGTCATTCGACAGCCTGTTCTTCTCCTGGCAGGACATCGCCGATCGGTCGCACGCGCTCCTCCTCGACCGACAGGGCGAGGTGCCCACCTGGGCGACGGCGACCCTCATCGACTCGCGAGTGGACACGCACTATCCCTACGATGTCCTGGTCAATCTCGACGCGCGGCGGTTCGGGGTCTCGGCGGCGGAGTTGCTCGCCACGGTGATGGAGCGGCCGGAGGAGGCGGGTTCGCACCTCACGCATCCGGCGCAGGTGACCTCGGGCAGCTGA
- a CDS encoding sodium:solute symporter, with protein sequence MDMFIGYAGIGLFLVAVTLVMELTRKRDADFSEYATAGRSFGPFYGTMAYLNTFLPGTVFISFAGLAAASGLIGFYLVAYALLGMFLMHALARHVHTWGRKHDLRTQSDLLGLRYRSKPVQAVSAVIGIIATIPWIILGMQSLALVFDVLSFGAVGPLLAVIISVVVIGVRQIWTVRFGMRGIIISDMVQGIVAYFGGTLVAIGLIVWLLTNGHGFADVPASFFTLPGPDSELGPLYALSITLTGALGTWCWPDIFMRLFTAKSARTVQRTAWQAAPILLVFGTAVLLVAFLAGSIPEVAAAPDRVWFTVAQVGGVALLTVASICVVAATMGNVGANLQAVGTQTANDIVGPLTRTRIQSARAGRIAVAAVTLVSAIGALFTVNVSAGLLSLALISYQGIVQLAPTLLLGVFWRRGTATGAVLSMITGFVTAAVLQYFYPVSIPWLGGLTSGVAALVVNTAVYVVCAYAAKPDADRDAWTERLWRESAAAHDEDELVTTTAR encoded by the coding sequence ATGGATATGTTCATCGGATACGCGGGGATCGGCTTGTTCCTGGTCGCCGTGACGCTGGTCATGGAGTTGACCCGCAAGCGCGACGCCGACTTCAGCGAGTACGCCACGGCCGGACGGTCGTTCGGGCCGTTCTACGGAACCATGGCCTACCTCAACACGTTCCTCCCCGGCACCGTCTTCATCTCCTTCGCCGGGCTCGCCGCAGCATCCGGGCTCATCGGTTTCTACCTCGTGGCCTACGCGCTCCTCGGCATGTTTCTGATGCACGCCCTGGCTCGGCACGTGCACACCTGGGGTCGAAAGCACGATCTGCGCACCCAATCCGATCTGCTGGGCCTTCGCTACAGGTCGAAGCCCGTGCAAGCCGTCTCGGCCGTCATCGGCATCATCGCCACGATCCCCTGGATCATCCTCGGCATGCAGTCGCTCGCCCTCGTCTTCGACGTGCTCTCCTTCGGGGCGGTCGGGCCGCTTCTCGCCGTGATCATCAGCGTCGTCGTGATCGGCGTGCGCCAGATCTGGACGGTGCGGTTCGGCATGCGGGGCATCATCATCAGCGACATGGTGCAGGGTATCGTCGCCTACTTCGGCGGCACCCTCGTCGCCATCGGCCTCATCGTCTGGCTCCTCACCAACGGCCACGGCTTCGCCGACGTCCCCGCATCCTTCTTCACGCTGCCCGGCCCCGACAGCGAGCTCGGGCCGCTGTACGCGCTGTCGATCACGCTGACCGGCGCACTCGGCACCTGGTGCTGGCCCGACATCTTCATGCGCCTGTTCACCGCGAAGAGCGCACGCACCGTGCAGCGCACGGCCTGGCAGGCCGCTCCGATCCTGCTGGTCTTCGGCACGGCGGTGCTGCTCGTGGCCTTCCTCGCCGGCAGCATCCCGGAGGTCGCAGCGGCACCCGACCGGGTCTGGTTCACTGTCGCACAGGTGGGAGGGGTCGCCCTCCTCACCGTCGCCAGCATCTGCGTCGTCGCTGCGACGATGGGGAACGTGGGCGCGAACCTGCAGGCGGTCGGCACGCAGACCGCCAACGACATCGTGGGCCCGTTGACCAGAACGCGCATCCAGAGTGCACGCGCAGGCAGGATCGCCGTCGCGGCGGTCACCCTCGTGTCGGCGATCGGCGCGCTGTTCACCGTCAACGTCAGCGCAGGCCTCCTCTCGCTCGCCCTCATCTCGTACCAGGGCATCGTGCAGCTCGCTCCGACCCTGCTGCTCGGGGTCTTCTGGCGGCGGGGCACCGCAACCGGGGCCGTGCTCAGCATGATCACGGGATTCGTCACCGCTGCCGTACTCCAGTACTTCTACCCCGTCTCGATCCCGTGGCTCGGCGGCCTCACCTCGGGCGTCGCCGCGCTCGTGGTGAATACCGCCGTCTACGTGGTCTGCGCCTACGCCGCGAAGCCCGACGCGGACCGTGACGCCTGGACCGAGCGGCTCTGGCGCGAGAGCGCCGCCGCCCACGACGAGGACGAACTGGTCACGACAACCGCACGCTGA
- a CDS encoding amidohydrolase: MKLDLVVENATIHTFDGDTPRASSIGILNGRIVGLDDDLRGVTSREVIDAGGRAVFPGFIDAHCHTSWFGLSILEPSVDRCRSLDELYAALGAAIVERGGSVDDWLVVNGFDHNIVGGYPELSAVDLATGETPVFLRHNSGHLAFVNSAALRRVGAVDPRHPNPAGGEISRDGYGAPTGRVEETAQEIFQAHFRPRPLELLQRAVEVATRRYAAQGITSFTDAGIGAGWIGQSPVELAAYQRAVAAGSLAARAQVMPVLDALHGLDAHPDDGDGLGLDLGLHSGFGSDLLSLGPAKVFLDGSLLGQTAAISEPYCSHPGSGYFQDDPKELRHAMERAYAAGWSLAVHAIGDRAIDLALDCLEDLQQRGRPRTMPNRIEHASIVRPDQLSRIARAGIAVTPQASFFEHGGDAMTRSLGPRRAGWAYRVKSFLERGVVVGGSSDRPVADGDPLRGMTAYIGRLTASGQVFGDPAERVSPREALALYTTGSAAACGISASRGSLSPGKLADLVILEEDPLTTGSFDTSVTATITGGVLTHQA; this comes from the coding sequence ATGAAGCTCGATCTCGTCGTGGAGAACGCGACGATCCACACCTTCGACGGCGACACACCTCGCGCGTCATCGATCGGCATCCTGAACGGTCGCATCGTCGGTCTCGACGACGACCTCCGAGGCGTCACGAGCCGCGAGGTCATCGATGCAGGGGGACGGGCCGTCTTCCCGGGCTTCATCGATGCGCACTGTCACACCAGCTGGTTCGGGCTGAGCATCCTGGAGCCCTCGGTCGACCGGTGCCGTAGCCTCGACGAGCTCTACGCCGCGCTCGGCGCGGCAATCGTCGAGCGTGGCGGGTCGGTAGACGATTGGCTCGTCGTCAACGGCTTCGATCACAACATCGTCGGAGGCTACCCCGAGCTGTCCGCGGTCGACCTCGCCACCGGCGAGACCCCCGTCTTCCTGCGACACAACTCGGGCCACCTCGCTTTCGTCAACAGCGCCGCCCTCCGAAGGGTGGGGGCTGTCGACCCTCGCCATCCGAACCCCGCCGGGGGCGAAATCAGCCGTGACGGGTACGGTGCGCCGACCGGGAGGGTCGAGGAGACGGCTCAGGAGATCTTCCAGGCGCATTTCCGTCCGAGGCCGCTCGAGCTGCTACAACGGGCAGTCGAGGTGGCGACCCGGAGGTACGCGGCGCAGGGCATCACCAGCTTCACCGACGCCGGCATCGGAGCGGGGTGGATCGGTCAGAGCCCGGTCGAGCTCGCCGCCTACCAGCGGGCTGTGGCAGCCGGATCACTCGCCGCTCGCGCCCAGGTCATGCCCGTGCTCGACGCGCTCCACGGCCTCGACGCCCACCCCGACGACGGCGACGGCCTCGGGCTCGATCTAGGTCTGCACAGCGGCTTCGGCTCCGACCTCCTGTCGCTCGGGCCCGCCAAGGTCTTCCTCGACGGCTCCCTGCTCGGGCAGACGGCCGCCATCAGCGAACCCTATTGTTCGCATCCGGGATCGGGATACTTCCAAGACGATCCGAAAGAGCTCCGGCACGCCATGGAGCGCGCCTACGCCGCGGGCTGGTCGCTCGCGGTGCACGCCATCGGCGACAGGGCGATCGACCTGGCCCTCGACTGCCTTGAAGACCTCCAGCAGCGCGGCCGGCCGCGAACGATGCCGAACCGGATCGAACACGCGTCGATCGTGCGCCCCGACCAGCTGTCGAGAATCGCACGCGCCGGCATCGCGGTCACACCCCAGGCGAGTTTCTTCGAGCACGGCGGCGACGCGATGACCCGCTCCCTCGGGCCGCGACGTGCGGGCTGGGCGTATCGCGTGAAGTCGTTCCTCGAACGGGGCGTCGTCGTCGGTGGCAGCTCAGATCGACCCGTCGCCGACGGGGATCCGCTGCGAGGGATGACCGCCTATATCGGGCGGCTCACCGCGAGCGGGCAGGTCTTCGGCGACCCGGCGGAGCGAGTCTCGCCGCGCGAAGCCCTCGCGCTCTACACGACCGGGAGCGCCGCGGCCTGCGGGATCAGTGCGTCCCGCGGCTCGCTGTCGCCGGGAAAGCTCGCCGACCTCGTGATCCTCGAGGAGGATCCCCTGACCACCGGGTCGTTCGACACCTCCGTCACGGCGACGATCACCGGAGGCGTGCTCACCCACCAAGCGTGA
- a CDS encoding ABC transporter substrate-binding protein produces MLTMSACSPPEGQGAATTAPQASGSLNIACSQQEDFCQAITAAFSADTGIDATYVRLGSGEVLARLETTPGEFDVWSGGQAENHLIADDRGFIEPYVSPNASALAAEYNDADGVWSGFYTDSVGFCSNQAELDKLGIDAPTSWDDLLDPALKGTVSMPHPATAGVGYMAMFAVDTLNGGAEDETIDYFTQLNQNVLQYSKSAASGTELAGRGEVAVAISLDSDCVKAKEAGYSDLVTSYPEEGTGYEVGAVSVLKDARNAEGAKAYMDWILSTDAQNLYADVPSYAAPTLADAKQGSSVPDQDAVNKVEWNLQKAADSREALLARFESDVASQSSATE; encoded by the coding sequence ATGCTCACGATGTCCGCATGCTCGCCGCCCGAGGGGCAGGGTGCGGCTACGACGGCACCCCAGGCCTCCGGGTCGCTCAACATCGCCTGCTCGCAGCAGGAGGACTTCTGCCAGGCGATCACCGCCGCGTTCTCGGCTGACACCGGCATCGACGCCACCTACGTGCGCCTCGGCTCCGGCGAGGTGCTCGCGCGCCTCGAGACGACCCCGGGCGAGTTCGACGTCTGGTCGGGCGGCCAGGCGGAGAACCACCTCATCGCCGACGACCGCGGCTTCATCGAGCCCTACGTCTCGCCGAACGCGTCGGCGCTCGCCGCCGAGTACAACGACGCCGACGGGGTGTGGTCGGGGTTCTACACCGACTCGGTCGGGTTCTGCTCGAACCAGGCCGAGCTCGACAAGCTCGGCATCGACGCGCCGACGTCGTGGGACGACCTCCTCGACCCCGCATTGAAGGGCACCGTCTCGATGCCCCACCCCGCGACTGCCGGAGTCGGGTACATGGCGATGTTCGCCGTCGACACACTGAACGGCGGGGCCGAAGACGAGACGATCGACTACTTCACGCAGCTCAACCAGAACGTGCTGCAGTACTCCAAGTCGGCGGCCAGCGGCACCGAGCTCGCCGGGCGAGGCGAGGTCGCCGTGGCCATCTCGCTCGATTCCGACTGCGTGAAGGCCAAGGAGGCGGGCTACTCCGACCTGGTCACGAGCTACCCCGAGGAGGGCACCGGCTACGAGGTCGGCGCCGTCTCCGTCCTCAAAGACGCCCGTAACGCCGAAGGCGCGAAGGCCTACATGGACTGGATCCTCTCGACCGACGCTCAGAACCTCTACGCCGACGTCCCCTCGTACGCGGCACCCACTCTCGCCGATGCGAAGCAGGGCTCGTCGGTGCCCGATCAGGATGCGGTGAACAAGGTCGAATGGAACCTCCAGAAGGCGGCCGACAGTCGCGAAGCGCTTCTGGCGCGCTTCGAGAGCGACGTGGCGTCGCAGTCCTCCGCCACCGAGTAA
- a CDS encoding iron ABC transporter permease, producing the protein MLAVVLVALTLLLGLPVSKLLAAGTSPAGLEAIGASFTTDVTTLTNSLVLGVLVGIVGTMIGLVSAFAQVFLVFPGKRLLHWLTLLPLISPPFAAATAVITLFGRRGIVSYHLFGLELDIYGLGGLVLVVSMTFTPLAYMNIRGMLENLDPSLFEASAALGSSEVRTIFRVMLPMIVPSLLTSFLILFVEGIADLANPLVLGGSFRVLASQIYFAIAGSGDIAAAAGIALVLLVPALLVFVIQKYWAGKKSVVTVTGKPTGRIRPMESLAVRIPVLTVVTAWMALVILVFGTILVGGFVSILGVNNSFTFEHYEFVWRLGSDAMRTTLTMTLVAAPIAAALAVCIAWLVVRHFQRFGRVLDFVGMLGSAIPGTVLGLGFALAYSQPTWLFGQQILPALAGGLAAGAGSVAIVMVFIARGIPTGQQASISSLKQINPQVDEAAISLGANQFTTFVRISIPLISPAIITAVTYAITKSMTTITAIIFITTPQTKVMTAQILDEVDAGRFGNAFAYCTVLIVMVLIILSITSLLLRRLNRSKRTTAS; encoded by the coding sequence GTGCTCGCGGTCGTGCTCGTCGCCTTGACCCTTCTGCTCGGCCTCCCCGTGAGCAAGCTCCTGGCCGCCGGTACGTCCCCGGCTGGCCTCGAGGCCATCGGGGCATCCTTCACCACCGACGTCACCACCCTCACCAACTCCCTGGTGCTCGGCGTTCTGGTCGGCATCGTCGGAACGATGATCGGCCTCGTCTCCGCCTTCGCGCAGGTGTTCCTCGTCTTCCCCGGCAAGAGGCTGCTGCACTGGCTCACCCTGCTGCCGCTCATCTCGCCGCCGTTCGCGGCCGCCACGGCCGTCATCACCCTGTTCGGTCGGCGCGGGATCGTGTCTTACCACCTGTTCGGACTAGAACTCGACATCTACGGCCTCGGCGGACTGGTGCTCGTCGTCTCGATGACCTTCACACCTCTGGCCTACATGAACATCCGCGGGATGCTGGAGAACCTCGACCCCTCCCTCTTCGAGGCGTCGGCTGCTCTCGGCTCCAGCGAGGTGCGGACGATCTTCCGGGTCATGCTGCCGATGATCGTGCCGTCGCTTCTGACCTCTTTCCTCATCCTCTTTGTCGAGGGGATCGCCGATCTCGCGAACCCTCTGGTTCTCGGCGGGTCGTTCCGCGTGCTCGCGAGCCAGATCTACTTCGCGATCGCCGGGAGCGGCGACATCGCCGCAGCCGCGGGGATCGCCCTCGTGCTGCTGGTACCCGCCCTCCTGGTGTTCGTCATCCAGAAGTACTGGGCCGGCAAGAAGTCGGTCGTCACGGTGACGGGAAAGCCGACAGGTCGCATCCGCCCGATGGAGAGCCTCGCGGTGCGGATTCCCGTGCTCACGGTCGTGACAGCCTGGATGGCACTCGTCATCCTGGTCTTCGGAACCATTCTCGTGGGCGGCTTCGTCAGCATCCTCGGCGTCAACAACTCCTTCACCTTCGAGCACTACGAGTTCGTCTGGAGACTCGGTTCCGATGCCATGCGCACGACGCTGACCATGACCCTCGTCGCGGCGCCGATCGCCGCCGCCCTCGCCGTCTGCATCGCGTGGCTGGTGGTACGGCACTTCCAGCGTTTCGGCCGGGTGCTCGACTTCGTGGGCATGCTCGGGTCGGCGATCCCGGGCACCGTTCTGGGCCTCGGCTTCGCCCTGGCCTACTCGCAGCCGACCTGGCTGTTCGGACAGCAGATCCTCCCGGCCCTCGCCGGTGGCCTGGCTGCGGGCGCCGGCTCCGTCGCGATCGTGATGGTCTTCATCGCCCGCGGCATCCCGACCGGGCAGCAGGCCTCGATCTCGTCGCTGAAGCAGATCAACCCGCAGGTCGACGAGGCCGCCATCTCACTGGGCGCCAATCAGTTCACGACGTTCGTCAGAATCTCCATCCCGTTGATCAGCCCCGCCATCATCACGGCGGTGACCTATGCGATCACGAAATCGATGACGACGATCACGGCGATCATCTTCATCACGACGCCGCAGACCAAGGTCATGACGGCTCAGATCCTCGATGAGGTCGATGCCGGGAGGTTCGGCAACGCCTTCGCCTACTGCACGGTGCTCATCGTGATGGTGCTCATCATCCTCAGCATCACCTCGCTCCTTCTCCGCCGCCTCAACCGATCCAAAAGGACAACCGCCTCATGA
- a CDS encoding nitrilase-related carbon-nitrogen hydrolase has translation MPQRYGTHERHELMRVALFQATSRPRNEVNAHALGRAAMEARALGASVLVTPELFLSSYAPRDVAATDGWADRAELAAAARREGLWLVGSTVERIDDVAHITASLFDPHGHEVTRYRKRNLFGADERAMFLPGDERPEIVEIDGWAVALGICFDVEFPEFVRDVAVRGAELLLVPTAVPLREPTPSGPNPLDTRQVSLMVVPTRAFESQLFIAYANHGEPAFSGSSVLADPYGRRVVTAGPHEQLVVGDVTREVLDGARAAVDYLAIIERATLRDASRSPSA, from the coding sequence ATGCCGCAACGTTACGGCACCCACGAAAGGCACGAACTCATGCGCGTCGCGCTCTTCCAAGCAACAAGTCGCCCCCGCAACGAGGTGAACGCCCACGCCCTCGGCCGCGCTGCGATGGAGGCGCGAGCCCTGGGCGCCTCTGTCCTCGTCACTCCCGAGCTCTTCCTGAGCTCCTACGCGCCGCGCGACGTGGCCGCGACCGACGGATGGGCCGATCGCGCCGAGCTTGCCGCAGCCGCGCGGCGCGAAGGGCTCTGGCTCGTGGGATCGACGGTCGAGCGCATCGACGACGTCGCCCACATCACTGCATCCCTGTTCGACCCGCACGGCCACGAGGTCACCCGCTACCGTAAGCGGAACCTTTTCGGCGCCGACGAGCGCGCGATGTTCCTCCCGGGCGACGAGCGACCGGAGATCGTCGAGATCGACGGCTGGGCGGTCGCCCTCGGTATCTGTTTCGACGTCGAGTTCCCGGAGTTCGTGCGCGACGTGGCGGTGCGAGGGGCCGAGCTCCTGCTGGTTCCCACCGCGGTCCCCTTGCGCGAGCCCACCCCCAGCGGGCCCAACCCGCTCGACACCCGTCAGGTCTCGCTCATGGTCGTTCCCACCCGGGCGTTCGAGAGCCAGCTCTTCATCGCCTACGCGAACCACGGCGAACCCGCGTTCTCGGGTTCGAGTGTGCTCGCCGACCCCTATGGGCGCAGGGTCGTCACCGCGGGACCGCACGAGCAGCTCGTCGTCGGCGACGTCACCCGAGAGGTGCTCGACGGGGCTCGTGCGGCGGTCGACTACCTCGCCATCATCGAGCGCGCCACCCTGCGCGACGCTTCCCGCTCCCCATCCGCCTGA
- a CDS encoding LacI family DNA-binding transcriptional regulator — translation MERKAVSLRDVAAVAGVSVSTASKVLRGQGKASEATRKRILEAAERLDFQPNALGQFLAQGRSATIGILAENAPGAFTMPVLTGATTAFGERDLSVLVYDSHLDRTLLSATVRKLKARKVDGLLMIGDGTGTDMHSVSEGFSVPVVYAYGVSDDPHDASFMHDGFLAGKLAAEHLIGLGRTRLAHITAAPSDLSALARAEGLRAGLADAGLSLVSGQPMHGDWSRSWGIEAARRLLASGERFDAVFCGNDTIASAVQEVLRDAGTRVPEDVAIVGMDNLSGLSGQHDGLLTTIDPHLTELGAVAARYLADAIEGGEYEGGVHTIPCTLIPGESTGVRPRSAGAPAAA, via the coding sequence ATGGAGAGAAAAGCGGTTTCCCTGCGCGACGTCGCAGCGGTGGCGGGCGTGTCGGTGTCGACAGCCTCGAAAGTGCTGCGCGGCCAGGGCAAGGCGTCTGAGGCGACGCGCAAGCGCATCCTGGAGGCGGCGGAGCGGCTCGACTTCCAGCCGAACGCGCTCGGGCAGTTCCTCGCGCAGGGGCGGAGCGCCACCATCGGCATCCTCGCCGAGAACGCGCCCGGCGCCTTCACGATGCCCGTGCTGACGGGCGCCACCACCGCGTTCGGCGAGCGCGACCTGTCGGTGCTCGTCTACGACTCGCACCTCGACCGCACCCTGCTCTCCGCCACCGTGCGCAAGCTGAAGGCCCGCAAGGTCGACGGGCTGCTCATGATCGGCGACGGCACCGGCACCGACATGCACTCCGTGTCGGAGGGGTTCTCGGTACCCGTCGTCTACGCCTACGGCGTCTCCGACGACCCGCACGACGCGTCGTTCATGCACGACGGGTTCCTGGCGGGCAAGCTCGCCGCCGAGCACCTCATCGGTCTCGGACGCACCCGCCTCGCCCACATCACGGCGGCACCGAGCGACCTCTCGGCGCTCGCCCGCGCCGAGGGCCTCCGGGCAGGGCTCGCCGACGCGGGCCTGTCGCTCGTCTCGGGCCAGCCCATGCACGGCGACTGGAGCCGCTCGTGGGGCATCGAGGCGGCCCGCCGCCTGCTCGCGAGCGGCGAGCGATTCGACGCCGTGTTCTGCGGAAACGACACCATCGCCTCCGCCGTGCAGGAAGTGCTGCGGGATGCGGGAACCCGCGTGCCCGAAGACGTCGCCATCGTGGGCATGGACAACCTCAGCGGCCTCTCCGGCCAGCACGACGGCCTCCTCACCACCATCGACCCCCACCTCACCGAGCTCGGCGCCGTCGCCGCCCGCTACCTCGCCGACGCCATCGAGGGCGGGGAGTACGAGGGTGGGGTGCACACCATCCCGTGCACGCTCATCCCGGGCGAGTCGACGGGCGTGCGCCCCCGCTCGGCGGGTGCGCCTGCCGCGGCCTGA
- a CDS encoding bifunctional 4-hydroxy-2-oxoglutarate aldolase/2-dehydro-3-deoxy-phosphogluconate aldolase has translation MSAFIEALRAARVVAVLRAADEAALAAQLDHAVAGGVRALEITTTGAGWEKVLAAAASSAPEGTLVGAGTVTTTAQVEQALEAGATFLVSPYRVAPAVLGAAGGVPFVQGGFTPAEIAGVAALPGAGTGVAKLFPATTGGIAHLRAVKDVLPEVAIMPTGGISPATAADWLDAGALAVGIGGALFREPVESIRELLRSLSGEQPSGVAGD, from the coding sequence ATGAGCGCATTCATCGAGGCGCTGCGGGCAGCGCGAGTGGTCGCCGTGCTGCGGGCCGCCGACGAGGCGGCACTCGCCGCCCAGCTCGACCACGCGGTGGCGGGCGGGGTGCGGGCGCTCGAGATCACCACAACCGGCGCGGGGTGGGAGAAGGTGCTCGCAGCCGCAGCATCCTCAGCCCCTGAGGGCACGCTCGTGGGCGCGGGTACCGTGACGACGACGGCGCAGGTGGAGCAGGCGCTCGAGGCCGGGGCCACGTTCCTGGTCTCGCCCTATCGGGTCGCCCCTGCGGTGCTCGGAGCCGCCGGTGGCGTCCCCTTCGTACAGGGGGGCTTCACCCCCGCCGAGATCGCGGGCGTCGCGGCCCTGCCCGGCGCCGGGACGGGCGTGGCGAAGCTCTTCCCCGCGACGACCGGCGGCATCGCGCACCTGCGCGCGGTGAAAGACGTGCTTCCCGAGGTCGCGATCATGCCCACGGGCGGCATCTCGCCGGCGACGGCCGCCGACTGGCTCGACGCCGGTGCGCTGGCCGTGGGAATCGGGGGCGCACTGTTCAGGGAGCCGGTCGAGAGCATCCGTGAACTGCTCCGCTCCCTGTCGGGTGAGCAGCCGAGCGGCGTCGCCGGTGACTGA